A stretch of DNA from Mycobacterium senriense:
CCTGCCGGCCGATGCGGTGCAACTGCTTTCGGCCGATGATCGCGCCACGGTGACGCATCTGATCCAGGCCCGCGGCCTGGTCGACGTGGTGATTCCGCGCGGCGGGGCGAGCCTGATCGACGCGGTGGTCCGCGACGCGCAGGTGCCCACCATCGAGACCGGCGTCGGCAACTGCCACGTCTACGTGCACGAGGGAGCCGACCTGGATGTGGCGGAGCGAATCCTGCTGAATTCCAAGACCCGTCGGCCCAGTGTCTGCAACGCCGCAGAGACACTGCTGATCGACGTCGGGATCGCCGAGGAGGCGTTGCCCCGGCTGGTGACCGCCCTGCAGGACGCCGGTGTGACGGTGCACGGTGGATTTTCCAAGGACGCGCACGAGGACGACCTGCGTCGTGAGTACCTGTCGATGGACATCGCGGTGGCGGTGGTCGACGGTATCGACGCCGCGATCGCTCACATCAACGAGTACGGCACCGGACACACCGAGGCCATCGTGACCACCAATATGGCTGCGGCGCACAAGTTTACGGACGGCATTGACGCCGCCGCGGTGATGGTGAACGCGTCCACGGCGTTCACCGACGGTGAGCAGTTCGGCTTCGGCGCCGAGATCGGCATCTCCACTCAGAAGCTGCATGCCCGCGGCCCGATGGGACTGCCCGAATTGACCTCGACCAAATGGATTGCGTGGGGAGACGGACAAACTCGTCCGGCCTGATACCCCGCGTGGAGCAAGTGTTTTAGGAGAATCGATTGTGAGTGTGCCCGCCCGGTCCAAGCCGTTGTTCGACGACATCGACGACGTCTCGCGGCGGTTGGCCGAGACCGGATACCTGCCCGACACCGCCACCGCGACGGCCGTGTTCCTGGCCGACCGGCTCGGCAAGCCGTTGTTGGTGGAAGGCCCGGCCGGCGTGGGCAAGACCGAGCTGGCCCGCGCCATCGCCCAGGCCACCGGCTCGGGCCTGGTGCGCCTGCAGTGCTACGAGGGCGTCGACGAGGCGCGCGCGCTGTACGAGTGGAACCACGCCAAGCAGATCCTGCGCATCCAGGCCGGTTCGGGGGACTGGGACCAGACCAAGGACGACGTGTTCAGCGAGGAGTTCCTGCTGCAGCGTCCGTTGCTGACCGCGATCCGGCGCACCGAGCCCACGGTGCTGCTCATCGACGAGACCGACAAGGCCGACATCGAGATCGAGGGCCTGCTGCTGGAGGTGCTGTCGGACTTCGCCGTGACCGTTCCCGAGCTGGGCACGATCACCGCCGAGCGCACTCCGCTGGTGGTACTGACCTCCAACGCCACCCGCGAACTCTCTGAGGCGCTCAAGCGTCGGTGCCTGTTCTTGCACATCGACTTTCCCAGTCCCGACCTGGAACGCCGCATTTTGCTGTCCCGGGTCCCCGAGCTGCCGGCGCACCTGGCCGAGGAGCTCGTTCGCATCATCGGCGTGCTGCGCGGCATGCAGCTCAAGAAGGTGCCGTCCATCGCCGAGACCATCGACTGGGGCCGCACGCTGCTCGCGCTGGGCCTGGACACCATCGACGACGCGGTCGTCGCCGCCACGCTGGGGGTGGTGCTCAAACACCAGTCCGACCAGCAGCGCGCAACCGGCGAGCTGCGGCTGAACTAGGACTGCTGAGATGGCCACCCGCCGTATCCGACCCTCCCGGCCGCTCGCCCCGCACGGGCTGCCGGGCCACCTGGTGGGATTTGTGGAAGCGCTTCGCGGGGCAGGGATTTCGGTCGGTCCGTCGGAGACAGTGGACGCCGGGCGGGTGATGGCGACGCTCGGCCTGGGTGACCGGAAGGTGCTGCGCGAGGGCCTCGCATGCGCCGTGCTGCGCCGCTCGGATCACCGCGAGACCTACGACGCGATGTTCGACCTGTGGTTCCCCGCGGCGCTGGGCGCTCGCGCGGTGGTCACCGACGACGAGGCCGACGATTCGCCGGACGACGACGCGTTGCCGGCCGACGACGTCGAGGCGATGCGTCAGATGCTGGCGGAGCTGCTGACCGAGAACCCCGATCTCGCCGAGATGGACGAGCGCCTGGTGGCGATGATCGCCCAAATCGTGGAGGCCTACGGCAAATACAGCTCCAGCCGCGGCCCGTCGTTCTCGTCGTATCAGGCACTCAAGGCGATGGCGCTGGACGAGCTCGAGGGCAAGCTGCTGGCCGGGCTGCTCGCCTCGTACGGCGAGGAACCCACTCCCAGTCAGGAGGAGATCGCCAAAGCGCTTGCCGCGCAGCGGATCTCCCAGATACGCAAGCTGGTCGACTCCGAGACCAAACGGCGCACCGCGGAGCAGCTGGGCCGCGATCACGTCCAGATGTACGGCATTCCACAGCTTTCCGAGAACGTCGAATTTCTACGCGCCTCCGGCGAGCAGCTGCGCCAGATGCGCCGGGTGGTGGCCCCACTGGCCCGCACGCTGGCGACCCGGCTCGCGGCCCGCCGGCGACGCAGCCGTGCCGGGACGATCGATCTGCGCAAGACGCTGCGCAAGTCGATGTCCACCGGAGGGGTGCCGATCGACGTGGTGCTGGCCAAGCCGCGCCCGGCACGGCCGGAGCTGGTGGTGCTGTGCGACGTGTCCGGCTCGGTCGCCGGGTTCAGCCATTTCACCCTGCTGCTGGTACACGCTCTGCGCCAACAGTTCTCGCGGGTGCGCGTGTTCGCCTTCATCGACACCACCGACGAGGTGACCCACATGTTCGGACCGGAGGCGGACCTGGCCGTGGCCATCCAGCGGATCACCCGCGAGTCCGGCGTGTACAGCCGTGACGGCCATTCGGATTACGGCAACGCGTTCGCGTCGTTCGTGCAGGCGTTCCCCAATGTGCTGTCACCGCGCGCCTCGCTGCTGGTCCTCGGGGATGGCCGCACCAACTACCGCAATCCGGAGATTGAGCTGCTGACCCACATGGTGAGCGCAAGCCGGCACGCGCACTGGCTCAATCCCGAGCCGAAGCACCTGTGGGGCAGCGGCGACTCGGCGGTGCCGCGCTATCAAGAGGTCATCCCGATGCACGAGTGCCGGTCCGCCAAGCAGCTGGCCGCGGTGATCGACCAGCTGTTGCCGGTGTAGGGGCGCGGGCACGGTGTCGTGCCTCCCGACGCAGAGGCTGGTGTGGCCCGTGTGACCAACGCCTGGGAAATCGGGCCGTAACACCGGCTCAAGTAAGCTGGCAAATCGTGCAAAAGCAGCTTCGCAGGTTAGGGGTGATGGGTGGGACGTTCGACCCCATCCATTACGGCCACCTGGTTGCCGCCAGTGAGGTCGCCGACCTGTTCGACCTCGACCAGGTGGTGTTCGTGCCCAGCGGGCAGCCCTGGCAGAAGGAGCGGCACGTTTCCGCCGCCGAGGACCGGTATCTGATGACGGTGATCGCCACGGCGTCCAATCCCCGCTTCTCGGTCAGCCGGGTCGACATCGACCGCGGCGGCCCCACCTACACCAAGGACACGCTGAGCGATCTGCGCGCCCTCAACCCGGACTGCGAGCTGTACTTCATCACCGGTGCCGACGCGCTGGCCTCCATTCTCTCGTGGCAGGGCTGGGAAACGGTGTTCGACCTGGCGCGCTTCATCGGGGTCAGCCGGCCCGGCTACGAGCTGCGCCGCGAACACATCACCGGCGTGCTCGGCGAGCTGCCCGACGACGCCCTGACGCTCGTCGAGATCCCGGCGCTGGCCATCTCCTCGACCGATTGCCGTCAACGCGCCGCGCAGCGCAGGCCGCTGTGGTACCTGATGCCCGACGGCGTCGTGCAGTACGTCTCCAAGCGCCGGCTGTACCGCGACGAGGGGCCGCCGGTGATCGTCAACGAAGCACGCCTGAGCACAGGGGAACGCCCATGAGCGCCACCCGGGAGGCCATCGACATGGCAACGGTGGCCGCGGGCGCGGCCGCCGCGAAGCTGGCCGACGACGTCGTCGTCATCGACGTCTCGGCCCAGCTCGCCATCACGGACTGCTTCGTGATCGCCTCGGCGTCCAACGAGCGACAGGTCAACGCCATCGTCGACGAGGTCGAGGAGAAGATGCGTAAGGCGGGCTACAAGCCGGCGCGCCGCGAGGGCACGCGAGAAGGCCGCTGGACGCTGCTGGACTATCGCGACATCGTCGTTCACATTCAGCACCAGGAAGACCGCGACTTCTATGCCCTGGACCGGCTGTGGAGTGACTGCCCGACGGTGCCGGTGGAGCTGGACGAGAGTCCCGAGAACTCTGAAGACTCGGGCGCGCCATGAGCATTCGGCGTCTGATCATGTTGCGGCACGGGCAAACCGAGTTCAATGCCGGTAGCCGGATGCAGGGCCAGCTGGATTCCGAACTGAGCGAACTCGGGCGGGCGCAGGCGATCGCCGCCGCCGAGGTGCTGGGCAAGCTGCAGCCGCTGCTGATCGTGTCGTCGGATCTGCATCGTGCCTATGACACGGCGATCAGGCTGGGGGAGGTAACCGGTCTGCCGATACGGGTGGACCAGCGGTTGCGGGAAACCCATCTGGGCGACTGGCAGGGCCTGACCCACACCGACGTCGACGCGCAGGCCCCGGGTGCACGGCTGGCCTGGCGCGAGGACGCCACCTGGGCGCCGCACGGCGGTGAGAGCAGGGTCGACGTCGCGGCCCGCAGCGTGCCGCTGATTGCCGAACTGGTGTCCGGCGAGCCGGAATGGGGTGATCCCGACGGGCCGGATCGCCCGGTGGTGCTGGTGGCCCACGGGGGCCTGATCGCCGCGCTGTCGGCCGCGCTGCTGAAGCTTCCGGTCGCCAACTGGCCGATCCTGGGCGGCATGGGCAATGCCAGCTGGGTGCAACTGTCCGGACACAACGACGATCCCGCCGACGAATTCGACAGCATCCGTTGGCGTCTGGATGTGTGGAACGCTTCGGCGCAGGTGTCCAACGATGTCCTCTGAACGGCCGCCGACGCCCACCCTGCTGATTTTCGCCGACTCGTTGGCCTACTATGGGCCGACCGGAGGGCTGCCCGCCGACGATCCCCGTATCTGGCCGAACATCGTTGCGGCGCAATTGGGTTGGGACGTCGAGCTGATCGGCCGCATCGGGTGGACGTGCCGCGACATCTGGTGGGCGGCGACTCAGGACCCCCGGGCCTGGGCGGCGCTGCCCAGGGCCGGCGCGGTAATTTTCGCCACCGGCGGCATGGATTCACTGCCGTCGGTGCTGCCGACCGCGCTGCGCGAACTGATCCGCTATGTACGGCCGCCCTGGCTGCGGCGCTGGGTCCGCGACGGCTACGGTTGGCTGCAGCCCCGGCTCTCGCCGGTGGCCCGATCGGCGCTGCCTCCGCACCTGAGTGCGGACTACCTCGAACAGACCCGTGGCGCAATCGATTTCAACCGCCCCGGCATCCCGATCGTGGCCTCGCTGCCATCGGTGCACATCGCCGACACCTACGGCCGGGCGCACCACGGGCGCGCCGGGACGGTGGCCGCGATCACCGAATGGGCGCAGAACCACCAGGTGCCCCTGGTCGACCTCAAAGCCGCTGTCGCCGAGCAGGTTATGAGTGGCCGCGGCAACCCCGACGGCATTCACTGGAATTTCGAGGCTCACCAGGCGGTCGCGGAGTTGATGCTCAAGGCGCTGGCCGAGGCCGGGGTACCCAACGAGAAGCCCCGCGGGTAGCGCCATGACCGTAGTGGTGGTGACCGACTCGTCGGCACGTCTGCCCGCCGACCTGCTCGAAAAGTGGGGGATACGCGTCGTTCCGCTGCACATCCTGCTCGACGGCAACGATCTGCGCGACGGTGTCGACGACGTCCCCGGCGACGTCCACAAACTCGCGGCCACCACCGCCGCGGCCACTCCGGCCGAACTGGCCGACGTGTACCAGCAGGCGCTGACCGATAGCGGCGCCGACGGGGTTGTGGCCGTGCATATTTCGTCGGCGTTGTCGGGCACCTACCGGGCCGCCCAACGCACCGCCGCCGACCTCGATCCGAGCGTGCGCGTCGTCGATTCCAAGTCGGCGGCGATGGGGACCGGCTTCGTCGCGCTGGCCGCCGCGCGGGCCGCGGCCGACGGTAAAGACGTCGACGCCGTCGCGGACGCCGCGCGCGCGGCCGTGGACCGCGGACATGCCTTCATCGTGGTGCACCGGCTGGACAACCTGCGCCGCAGCGGACGCATCGGCGGGGCGAAGGCGTGGCTGGGCACCGCGCTGGCACTCAAGCCGCTGTTGCGCATCGATGACGGCAAACTCGTTCTGGCGCAACGGGTCCGCACGGTCAGCCATGCGACCGAGGCGATGATCGACCGGGTCTGTCAGGTAGTCGGCAACGACGCCGCCGCCCTGGCGGTGCACCACGTCAACAACCCGGACGGTGCGCGTGAGGTGGCGACGGCGCTGGGCGAGCGGTTGCCGGCGTGCGAGCCGGCGATCATCACCGAGCTGGGACCGGTGCTCGCGCTGCATGTCGGCGCGGGCGCGGTCGCGGTGTGCGTGGCGTTCGCCGATAGCTAGTCGCGATCGCAAGCGCGGCGTAGCCGGGCGCGGCGGGTCGCCACCGCCGGATTAGCTGGCGCTCACCGGCCGTCGCGCGTTGTCACCGCGCGGGTGCACCACTTGCGGCCACCAGAACCACCGTCCGAGCAGGGTGGCGATCGAGGGCATCAGCAACGTGCGCACGATCAACGTGTCGAGCAGCAGACCGATGCACACAGTGGACCCGAACTGCCCGAGCACCCGCAGATCACTGCCCAGCATGGACGCCATGGTGAAGGCGAACACCAGACCCGCGGCCGTCACCACACCACCGGTGCCGGCCATCGACCGGATGATGCCCGTCTTGAGCCCGCGATGGATCTCTTCGCGGAACCGGGACACCAGTAGCAGGTTGTAGTCCGATCCCACGGCCAACAGGATGATGACCGACAGCGCCAACACGATCCAGTGGATCCTGATGCCGAACAGATCCTGCCAAATCAACACCGACAGACCGAAAGACGCCGCGATCGAACTGGCCGCCGTGCCGACGATCACCAGTGCCGCCACCACGCTACGGGTCAACAGCAGCATGATCATGAAGATCAGCGTGAGGGCTGACACCACCGCGATCATCAGGTCGTATTTCTCGCCGTCGGCCATGTCCTTGAAGGTCGCGGCGGTTCCGCCCAGATACACCCGGGCGTCCGACAGTGAGGACTGCTTCAGCGCCTCCTGCGCGGCGGTGCGTTCGGCGTCGACGCGCGCGATGCCCTCCGGCGACATCGGATCGCCTTGGTGGGTGATGAAGAACCGCGCCGACTTACCGTCCGGCGACAGGAACATGCGAAGACCCGTCTGGAAGTCGGGATTATCAAAGGCTTCCGGCGGGAGGTAGAAGAAGTCGTCGTTCTTGGAGTTGTCGAAGCTTTGACCCATCACGATCGAGGTGTTGCTCATCGCCTCCATCTGGTTGATCATCGCCTTGAACGTCTGGTAGAGCGTCAGCGTGATGCCCCTGGTGGTCTTCAGTGTGGTGATCAGCGGCGGAAACAGCGCGTTCAGGTCATGGGTGGCGTTGGCGGTGTGCTGGATGTCAGCGGTGAGGTAGTGGAACTGTTCGGCGAGTTGGTCGAACCCATCGAACGTATCGAAGAGGGACCGCAGCCCGATGCACACCGGAATGTCGTAGCAGTGCTTCTCCCAGTACATGTAAGAGCGTATCGGCCGGAATGTGTCGTCGAAGTCCGCGATGTG
This window harbors:
- a CDS encoding glutamate-5-semialdehyde dehydrogenase, yielding MSLQAPSLPDLRQEVHNAARRARVASRVLALLPTVAKDQALRSAADAIAAHTDLILSANAEDLDAARAAGTPSAMLDRLALDPKRVDAIAAGLRQVAGLPDPVGEVLRGYTLPNGLQLRQQRVPLGVVGMIYEGRPNVTVDAFGLALKSGNAVLLRGSSSASRSNQALVQVLRASLVSEDLPADAVQLLSADDRATVTHLIQARGLVDVVIPRGGASLIDAVVRDAQVPTIETGVGNCHVYVHEGADLDVAERILLNSKTRRPSVCNAAETLLIDVGIAEEALPRLVTALQDAGVTVHGGFSKDAHEDDLRREYLSMDIAVAVVDGIDAAIAHINEYGTGHTEAIVTTNMAAAHKFTDGIDAAAVMVNASTAFTDGEQFGFGAEIGISTQKLHARGPMGLPELTSTKWIAWGDGQTRPA
- a CDS encoding AAA family ATPase, with protein sequence MSVPARSKPLFDDIDDVSRRLAETGYLPDTATATAVFLADRLGKPLLVEGPAGVGKTELARAIAQATGSGLVRLQCYEGVDEARALYEWNHAKQILRIQAGSGDWDQTKDDVFSEEFLLQRPLLTAIRRTEPTVLLIDETDKADIEIEGLLLEVLSDFAVTVPELGTITAERTPLVVLTSNATRELSEALKRRCLFLHIDFPSPDLERRILLSRVPELPAHLAEELVRIIGVLRGMQLKKVPSIAETIDWGRTLLALGLDTIDDAVVAATLGVVLKHQSDQQRATGELRLN
- a CDS encoding vWA domain-containing protein — encoded protein: MATRRIRPSRPLAPHGLPGHLVGFVEALRGAGISVGPSETVDAGRVMATLGLGDRKVLREGLACAVLRRSDHRETYDAMFDLWFPAALGARAVVTDDEADDSPDDDALPADDVEAMRQMLAELLTENPDLAEMDERLVAMIAQIVEAYGKYSSSRGPSFSSYQALKAMALDELEGKLLAGLLASYGEEPTPSQEEIAKALAAQRISQIRKLVDSETKRRTAEQLGRDHVQMYGIPQLSENVEFLRASGEQLRQMRRVVAPLARTLATRLAARRRRSRAGTIDLRKTLRKSMSTGGVPIDVVLAKPRPARPELVVLCDVSGSVAGFSHFTLLLVHALRQQFSRVRVFAFIDTTDEVTHMFGPEADLAVAIQRITRESGVYSRDGHSDYGNAFASFVQAFPNVLSPRASLLVLGDGRTNYRNPEIELLTHMVSASRHAHWLNPEPKHLWGSGDSAVPRYQEVIPMHECRSAKQLAAVIDQLLPV
- the nadD gene encoding nicotinate-nucleotide adenylyltransferase produces the protein MQKQLRRLGVMGGTFDPIHYGHLVAASEVADLFDLDQVVFVPSGQPWQKERHVSAAEDRYLMTVIATASNPRFSVSRVDIDRGGPTYTKDTLSDLRALNPDCELYFITGADALASILSWQGWETVFDLARFIGVSRPGYELRREHITGVLGELPDDALTLVEIPALAISSTDCRQRAAQRRPLWYLMPDGVVQYVSKRRLYRDEGPPVIVNEARLSTGERP
- the rsfS gene encoding ribosome silencing factor, which produces MSATREAIDMATVAAGAAAAKLADDVVVIDVSAQLAITDCFVIASASNERQVNAIVDEVEEKMRKAGYKPARREGTREGRWTLLDYRDIVVHIQHQEDRDFYALDRLWSDCPTVPVELDESPENSEDSGAP
- the gpgP gene encoding glucosyl-3-phosphoglycerate phosphatase is translated as MSIRRLIMLRHGQTEFNAGSRMQGQLDSELSELGRAQAIAAAEVLGKLQPLLIVSSDLHRAYDTAIRLGEVTGLPIRVDQRLRETHLGDWQGLTHTDVDAQAPGARLAWREDATWAPHGGESRVDVAARSVPLIAELVSGEPEWGDPDGPDRPVVLVAHGGLIAALSAALLKLPVANWPILGGMGNASWVQLSGHNDDPADEFDSIRWRLDVWNASAQVSNDVL
- the octT gene encoding diglucosylglycerate octanoyltransferase, whose amino-acid sequence is MSSERPPTPTLLIFADSLAYYGPTGGLPADDPRIWPNIVAAQLGWDVELIGRIGWTCRDIWWAATQDPRAWAALPRAGAVIFATGGMDSLPSVLPTALRELIRYVRPPWLRRWVRDGYGWLQPRLSPVARSALPPHLSADYLEQTRGAIDFNRPGIPIVASLPSVHIADTYGRAHHGRAGTVAAITEWAQNHQVPLVDLKAAVAEQVMSGRGNPDGIHWNFEAHQAVAELMLKALAEAGVPNEKPRG
- a CDS encoding DegV family protein, whose translation is MTVVVVTDSSARLPADLLEKWGIRVVPLHILLDGNDLRDGVDDVPGDVHKLAATTAAATPAELADVYQQALTDSGADGVVAVHISSALSGTYRAAQRTAADLDPSVRVVDSKSAAMGTGFVALAAARAAADGKDVDAVADAARAAVDRGHAFIVVHRLDNLRRSGRIGGAKAWLGTALALKPLLRIDDGKLVLAQRVRTVSHATEAMIDRVCQVVGNDAAALAVHHVNNPDGAREVATALGERLPACEPAIITELGPVLALHVGAGAVAVCVAFADS